CGGACAAGGAATAAACATGAATGAATATACATACTATCTGATTGAGAAAAAAGAACCGATTGCCTGGGTATACCTTAACCGGCCGGACAAAAAAAATGCCATGAACCCACCGGCATGGGAAGAAGCTTCCGCTGTTTTCGAATCCCTGGGCAATGATCCGGATATTCGGGCAATTATTGTGGCAGGGAAAGGCGCCGGATTCTGTGCGGGCATCGATTTAATGAGCATGGTGGGTGAGATTCCGGAATTGATGGACCCGGCCCAGAAAGGGGGTGTTAAATGGCAGCTGCTGCAAAAAATTTACTCCCTCCAGGAGACCATTACCTGTATTGAAAGATGCAGAAAACCGGTGATTGCTGCGGTTCACGGACAATGTATCGGTGCGGGCCTTGATATGATTACGGCCTGTGATATCCGGCTGGGCTCAAAAGACGCTGTATTTTCATTAAGAGAAGCGGCAGTGGGATTTGTGGCCGATGTCGGCGTGCTCCAGAGACTGCCCCTTATTG
Above is a window of Desulfotignum balticum DSM 7044 DNA encoding:
- a CDS encoding crotonase/enoyl-CoA hydratase family protein, with product MNEYTYYLIEKKEPIAWVYLNRPDKKNAMNPPAWEEASAVFESLGNDPDIRAIIVAGKGAGFCAGIDLMSMVGEIPELMDPAQKGGVKWQLLQKIYSLQETITCIERCRKPVIAAVHGQCIGAGLDMITACDIRLGSKDAVFSLREAAVGFVADVGVLQRLPLIVGQGITRELAYTAKNMTADRAKQVLLLNEVFEDPAALMAGAEKMAMEIAGCSPLAVQASKEVLNHGIARSVDDGLKYVASMSTNIIPSDDLFEAVAAFTEKRKPRFTGK